In the Phaseolus vulgaris cultivar G19833 chromosome 7, P. vulgaris v2.0, whole genome shotgun sequence genome, one interval contains:
- the LOC137827528 gene encoding cysteine-rich receptor-like protein kinase 10 isoform X1 produces MVSETVPFFLSLLGILISQAIAEPDYQYNYTGCSQSEDYAPNTTYHTNLNAALSRLTYNTQIDYGFYNSSYGQDTDRVYATGLCRGDVSPHTCLTCLNNSTSLLLKYCPHQKEAVGGYDLCMLHYADYSILGYQDSDFFFYVLWETKVTDWNQYSYVLNKLLSKLREKAATTDSHLRSKFAAGNATTPSSETLYAVVQCSPELTAAECNDCLGGAFSEISKYCNNRSGCGVIKLSCNFRYMNSSFYEPTADTLTLQLPPQGSASPPSSSPAPSTTSNSSESTYHGKRNRLQPVNAKYVVPIVVFIGMLISTCIYLRVRKPRKYFENEAKVDDEIRQLESSQFDLDIIRVATNNFSDANKLGQGGFGPVYKGTIFNEQVVAVKRLCRNSGQGDIEFKNEVLLMSRLHHRNLVRLLGFCFESEERLLIYEFLPNKSLDNFIFDHIGRAHLDWKKRYSIIKGIVRGLLYLHEDSQQRIIHRDLKLSNILLDDDMNPKISDFGFARLFNVDQTQFNASKIAGTFGYMAPEYARHGKLSMKLDVFSFGVIMLEIVSGLKNGGVRDGENVEHLLSFAWKNWRKGRTDNIIDPTLNNAFRDEMARCIHIGLLCVQEKAADRPTMASVVLMLDSHSFTLPVPLQPAYFMKNSCSSVIQFSRCSSMKTGSNEQKSFCADASTNGASISSLYPR; encoded by the exons ATGGTCTCTGAAACAGTGCCCTTTTTCCTGTCCCTTCTTGGTATTCTTATATCTCAAGCTATTGCCGAGCCAGACTACCAATACAATTACACAGGCTGCTCCCAAAGTGAAGACTATGCCCCTAATACCACCTACCACACTAACCTCAATGCTGCTCTTTCAAGGCTCACTTATAACACCCAAATTGACTATGGCTTCTACAACTCCTCCTATGGCCAAGACACTGATAGAGTCTACGCAACTGGCCTTTGTAGAGGAGATGTTAGCCCACATACTTGCCTTACTTGCCTAAACAATTCTACTTCCCTTCTCCTCAAGTACTGTCCACATCAGAAGGAAGCGGTGGGAGGATATGATTTATGCATGTTACACTATGCAGATTACTCAATACTTGGTTACCAAGACTCTGATTTCTTCTTCTATGTTTTGTGGGAAACTAAAGTAACAGATTGGAATCAGTACAGTTATGTGCTGAACAAGTTGCTGTCAAAACTAAGAGAGAAAGCTGCAACAACTGACTCCCATCTCAGAAGCAAATTTGCTGCAGGAAATGCAACTACTCCGAGTTCTGAAACTTTATATGCCGTTGTTCAGTGCTCACCTGAATTGACAGCGGCAGAGTGCAACGACTGCTTAGGTGGTGCCTTTTCAGAAATATCCAAATATTGTAATAACAGATCAGGATGCGGAGTTATTAAATTAAGCTGTAATTTCAGATATATGAACTCCAGCTTCTATGAGCCTACTGCGGATACACTAACACTACAATTGCCACCACAAGGATCAGCATCTCCTCCTTCATCGTCACCTGCACCCTCCACCACTTCAAATTCCTCAGAGAGTACTTATCATG GAAAACGCAACAGATTGCAACCTGTCAACGCCAAGTACGTTGTGCCAATTGTTGTCTTTATTGGGATGCTCATTTCTACTTGCATCTACTTAAGAGTTAGGAAgccaagaaaatattttgaga ATGAAGCTAAGGTTGATGACGAAATTAGACAATTAGAGTCATCACAATTTGACCTTGACATCATCAGAGTCGCTACAAACAACTTCTCTGATGCAAACAAGCTTGGACAAGGAGGATTTGGACCTGTTTACAAA GGGACGATCTTCAATGAACAAGTAGTAGCAGTCAAAAGGTTATGTAGAAACTCTGGCCAAGGAGATATTGAATTCAAGAATGAAGTGCTATTAATGTCAAGGCTTCACCACCGAAATTTAGTTAGGCTCCTTGGTTTCTGTTTTGAAAGTGAAGAACGACTCCTTATCTACGAGTTTCTTCCCAACAAAAGTCTTGACAACTTCATATTTG ATCACATCGGGCGAGCACATTTGGATTGGAAAAAACGCTACAGTATTATTAAAGGCATTGTACGTGGGCTTCTTTATCTTCATGAGGATTCTCAGCAGAGGATTATTCACCGAGATCTCAAATTGAGCAATATTCTTTTAGATGATGACATGAATCCTAAGATTTCAGATTTTGGTTTTGCAAGGCTTTTTAATGTGGATCAAACTCAGTTTAATGCAAGTAAAATTGCAGGAACCTT TGGATACATGGCACCTGAGTATGCAAGACATGGAAAACTCTCGATGAAGTTAGATGTCTTCAGTTTTGGTGTAATAATGCTAGAGATTGTAAGCGGCTTAAAGAATGGTGGAGTTCGTGATGGAGAGAATGTGGAGCATCTACTAAGCTTt GCTTGGAAAAACTGGAGGAAAGGGAGAACGGATAATATTATAGATCCCACCTTAAATAATGCTTTCAGAGATGAAATGGCGAGATGCATTCACATTGGACTACTTTGTGTTCAAGAAAAGGCTGCTGATAGACCAACAATGGCATCAGTGGTGCTTATGCTTGATAGCCACTCTTTTACTCTACCAGTTCCATTGCAACCTgcttattttatgaaaaatagtTGTTCATCAGTCATCCAGTTTTCGAGGTGTAGTTCTATGAAAACAGGGTCAAATGAGCAGAAAAGTTTCTGTGCTGATGCATCAACTAACGGGGCTTCAATTAGTAGTCTATACCCTCGTTAA
- the LOC137827528 gene encoding cysteine-rich receptor-like protein kinase 44 isoform X2 has translation MNSSFYEPTADTLTLQLPPQGSASPPSSSPAPSTTSNSSESTYHGKRNRLQPVNAKYVVPIVVFIGMLISTCIYLRVRKPRKYFENEAKVDDEIRQLESSQFDLDIIRVATNNFSDANKLGQGGFGPVYKGTIFNEQVVAVKRLCRNSGQGDIEFKNEVLLMSRLHHRNLVRLLGFCFESEERLLIYEFLPNKSLDNFIFDHIGRAHLDWKKRYSIIKGIVRGLLYLHEDSQQRIIHRDLKLSNILLDDDMNPKISDFGFARLFNVDQTQFNASKIAGTFGYMAPEYARHGKLSMKLDVFSFGVIMLEIVSGLKNGGVRDGENVEHLLSFAWKNWRKGRTDNIIDPTLNNAFRDEMARCIHIGLLCVQEKAADRPTMASVVLMLDSHSFTLPVPLQPAYFMKNSCSSVIQFSRCSSMKTGSNEQKSFCADASTNGASISSLYPR, from the exons ATGAACTCCAGCTTCTATGAGCCTACTGCGGATACACTAACACTACAATTGCCACCACAAGGATCAGCATCTCCTCCTTCATCGTCACCTGCACCCTCCACCACTTCAAATTCCTCAGAGAGTACTTATCATG GAAAACGCAACAGATTGCAACCTGTCAACGCCAAGTACGTTGTGCCAATTGTTGTCTTTATTGGGATGCTCATTTCTACTTGCATCTACTTAAGAGTTAGGAAgccaagaaaatattttgaga ATGAAGCTAAGGTTGATGACGAAATTAGACAATTAGAGTCATCACAATTTGACCTTGACATCATCAGAGTCGCTACAAACAACTTCTCTGATGCAAACAAGCTTGGACAAGGAGGATTTGGACCTGTTTACAAA GGGACGATCTTCAATGAACAAGTAGTAGCAGTCAAAAGGTTATGTAGAAACTCTGGCCAAGGAGATATTGAATTCAAGAATGAAGTGCTATTAATGTCAAGGCTTCACCACCGAAATTTAGTTAGGCTCCTTGGTTTCTGTTTTGAAAGTGAAGAACGACTCCTTATCTACGAGTTTCTTCCCAACAAAAGTCTTGACAACTTCATATTTG ATCACATCGGGCGAGCACATTTGGATTGGAAAAAACGCTACAGTATTATTAAAGGCATTGTACGTGGGCTTCTTTATCTTCATGAGGATTCTCAGCAGAGGATTATTCACCGAGATCTCAAATTGAGCAATATTCTTTTAGATGATGACATGAATCCTAAGATTTCAGATTTTGGTTTTGCAAGGCTTTTTAATGTGGATCAAACTCAGTTTAATGCAAGTAAAATTGCAGGAACCTT TGGATACATGGCACCTGAGTATGCAAGACATGGAAAACTCTCGATGAAGTTAGATGTCTTCAGTTTTGGTGTAATAATGCTAGAGATTGTAAGCGGCTTAAAGAATGGTGGAGTTCGTGATGGAGAGAATGTGGAGCATCTACTAAGCTTt GCTTGGAAAAACTGGAGGAAAGGGAGAACGGATAATATTATAGATCCCACCTTAAATAATGCTTTCAGAGATGAAATGGCGAGATGCATTCACATTGGACTACTTTGTGTTCAAGAAAAGGCTGCTGATAGACCAACAATGGCATCAGTGGTGCTTATGCTTGATAGCCACTCTTTTACTCTACCAGTTCCATTGCAACCTgcttattttatgaaaaatagtTGTTCATCAGTCATCCAGTTTTCGAGGTGTAGTTCTATGAAAACAGGGTCAAATGAGCAGAAAAGTTTCTGTGCTGATGCATCAACTAACGGGGCTTCAATTAGTAGTCTATACCCTCGTTAA
- the LOC137827533 gene encoding cysteine-rich receptor-like protein kinase 26, with protein sequence MLFSNLTTMTLFFRMPIFLFIFLQLISISQCNAQPVFHLHQCMNHKGNYTANSTYHNNLNTLLSNLSSNTDIDYGFYNFSYGQESDRVNAIGLCRGDAKPDACRMCLSDSKVLLTQLCPNQKEAILWYDYCMLRYSNRSIFKTMEATPGFSKRTYNATDGDSFNEVLRNLLENLTSQASTGDSLRKFAVANASGPAFQTIFGLVQCTPDLSEKHCDECLLKTISEIPQCCNGSKGAKFFKPSCIIRYEIFPFYDPINAATTHASPPPLPQASTKGKIIVSGSVIAIAVTISAFVILVNLICCINLRMRSCRKQFEAENDDEIQSTKTLPLEFASIMVATNNFSDANKLGEGGFGPVYKGRLSYGQEVAVKRLSKNSLQGNTEFKNEVLLVAKLQHRNLVKLLGFCLERRERLLVYEFVPNKSLDFFIFDEDRREQLDWEKRYKIIIGIARGLLYLHQDSSVRIIHRDLKASNILLDAEMHPKISDFGMARLFEVDQSQANTSRVVGTYGYMAPEYVIHGQFSVKSDVFSFGVLVLEIVSGQKNSWVQRGENEGDLLTYTWQTWRKRTMSNIVDPTISGSSNEIMRCIHIALLCVQEKGDDRPTMASVALMLNSHSVTLPLPSKPAFSIDSTSLSVIQSNEPNIQSVNEASITEPFAR encoded by the exons ATGCTTTTCTCCAACCTCACAACTATGACCTTGTTTTTCAGGATGCCcatatttctttttatctttctccAACTCATATCCATATCTCAATGCAACGCCCAACCAGTATTTCATTTACACCAATGTATGAATCACAAGGGTAATTACACTGCTAACAGCACCTACCACAACAACCTCAACACCCTTTTGTCCAACCTCTCTTCAAACACAGATATTGACTATGGCTTCTACAATTTTTCATATGGCCAAGAAAGTGACAGAGTTAACGCAATTGGGCTGTGCAGAGGAGATGCTAAGCCAGATGCTTGCCGCATGTgcttgagtgattccaaagtcCTTCTCACGCAACTGTGTCCAAATCAGAAGGAGGCGATCTTGTGGTATGACTACTGCATGTTACGCTATTCCAACCGCTCAATATTCAAGACCATGGAAGCCACACCTGGATTCTCTAAGCGGACCTATAATGCAACCGATGGTGATAGTTTCAACGAAGTGCTGAGGAACTTGCTAGAGAACCTCACAAGCCAAGCTTCAACAGGCGACTCTCTGCGTAAGTTTGCTGTAGCAAATGCTTCAGGACCAGCCTTCCAAACTATATTTGGTCTTGTGCAGTGTACACCTGACCTTTCAGAAAAACACTGTGATGAATGCCTGCTTAAGACTATCTCAGAAATTCCACAATGTTGTAATGGCAGTAAAGGTGCTAAATTTTTTAAACCCAGTTGTATCATCAGATATGAGATATTCCCCTTCTATGATCCTATCAATGCTGCAACAACACATGCATCACCACCACCACTACCGCAGGCATCAACAAAAG GAAAGATAATTGTATCTGGATCTGTAATAGCAATAGCTGTGACAATTAGTGCCTTTGTCATTCTAGTCAACCTTATCTGCTGCATCAATTTAAGAATGAGGAGTTGTCGGAAACAATTTGAAG CTGAAAATGATGACGAAATTCAGTCAACGAAGACATTACCATTGGAATTCGCCAGTATCATGGTTGCTACCAACAACTTCTCTGATGCAAATAAGCTAGGAGAAGGAGGATTTGGGCCTGTTTACAAG GGTAGGCTCTCCTATGGTCAGGAAGTAGCAGTGAAAAGGTTGTCTAAGAATTCTCTCCAAGGAAACACAGAGTTTAAGAATGAAGTGTTGTTAGTGGCCAAGCTTCAGCATCGAAATTTAGTTAAGCTACTAGGATTTTGTTTGGAAAGAAGAGAAAGGCTTCTGGTTTATGAATTCGTCCCCAACAAAAGCCTTGATTTCTTTATATTTG ATGAAGACAGGCGTGAACAATTGGATTGGGAAAAGCgatacaaaattataataggCATTGCTAGAGGTCTTCTCTACCTTCACCAGGATTCAAGTGTGAGGATTATTCACCGAGATCTCAAAGCAAGCAACATTCTTTTGGATGCAGAGATGCATCCTAAGATATCAGATTTTGGCATGGCAAGATTATTTGAAGTGGATCAAAGTCAGGCCAATACAAGTAGAGTTGTTGGAACCTA TGGATATATGGCACCGGAGTATGTTATCCATGGACAATTCTCAGTAAAATCTGATGTTTTTAGTTTTGGAGTATTGGTTCTTGAGATTGTAAGTGGCCAGAAAAACAGTTGGGTACAAAGAGGAGAGAATGAAGGGGATCTTCTAACCTAT ACATGGCAAACCTGGAGGAAAAGGACAATGTCAAACATCGTTGATCCCACAATCAGTGGTTCGAGCAATGAAATAATGAGATGTATACACATTGCGTTGCTTTGTGTTCAGGAAAAAGGGGATGATAGGCCAACCATGGCTTCTGTGGCACTCATGCTTAACAGCCACTCCGTTACGCTACCATTGCCCTCAAAACCTGCTTTCTCCATTGATAGTACAAGTTTATCAGTCATTCAATCAAATGAACCAAATATTCAATCAGTAAACGAGGCTTCCATTACCGAGCCATTTGCTCGCTAG